In a genomic window of Hyphomonas sp.:
- the dnaE gene encoding DNA polymerase III subunit alpha, translating to MTESPFIHLAVRSSYSLLESMITPKGLKAWCVEQGMPAVAITDRNNLFGALEISLTLSDAGIQPIMACCFDVTDGLPKSEPSRVSLYAQNEAGYKRLMLLSSRAYLDAADGVPKLHRDLLLDETDGLILLTGGAEGEVARHLLKGRTADARTELSTLAAAYPGRCYVEITRHGTDDEYATEDGLIDLAYELGLPLVATHDARFMKSSDAKAHDAMMCISNGQYLGQEDRKRVDPSQYLKTAAEMADLFADLPEAILNTAEIARRCAVKAETHKPILPNFSKEGRSESEELRKQAVEGLEYRLSEADKLYADRETYFERLDYELSIIERMGFPGYFLIVSDFIKWAKENGIPVGPGRGSGAGSLVAWVLLITDLDPLRFDLLFERFLNPERVSMPDFDVDFCQERRGEVIRYVRDKYGADSVAMIITFGTLQAKAVVRDVGRVMQMPYGQVDRLAKLIPFNPANPPKLQDAIDDEPKFQDEIDADERVGELLEVALSLEGKYRNAGTHAAGVVIGDRPLVELVPLYNDPRADLPATQFNMKYAEMAGLVKFDFLGLKTLTVIDRALKLIRRDGRDVGPEWQSLDDQATYDLMASGETLGVFQLEGAGMRDTLKKVRPHNLEDVIAIISLYRPGPMENIPVYVQGKEDPSSVVYQHPDLKPVLEATYGVPVYQEQVMRMAQEIAGYSLGEADLLRRAMGKKKVEEMIAQRKRFVEGAAELKGMEEKLANDIFDTMEKFAGYGFNKSHAAAYALIGYHTGYLKRHFPVEFLAASMSLDIGNTDKLAAFFQEAKRLKIPVLAPDVNASTADFDVRDGAVVYALGALKGVGLEAMKHVVEIREKDGPFADLYEFAERVDPKHVNKKAFESLAKSGAFDSLEANRARVLEAAPLLANLAVSAAQDRQGGQGGLFAEAEPALRPVLPKVKAWNGQQKLDQEFKSIGFYFSGHPLDDVLEGLDRDRVTLAMEVEERASDGKPLEMIGMVRARSDKPARNGGKFAFLTLSDPSGEVEMMVFPETLSQNYDLLQVGNAVAITVGVKRNAEEIRLNAERVLKLESARLSKAMGALKIRLAVGAHVSDLAGVVGHLAKLQDLEKGELLIEMPLDDGRVVTLKLPATYTIGLSAQRALKEAPGVERVEPLKAA from the coding sequence GTGACTGAGTCGCCCTTCATTCATCTTGCCGTCCGGTCCAGCTATTCACTGCTGGAGAGCATGATCACGCCGAAAGGGCTGAAAGCCTGGTGTGTGGAGCAGGGCATGCCCGCGGTGGCGATCACGGACCGCAACAATCTGTTCGGCGCGCTGGAAATCTCGCTGACGCTGTCCGATGCCGGCATCCAGCCAATCATGGCCTGCTGTTTTGACGTCACGGACGGACTTCCGAAAAGCGAGCCGAGCCGCGTCTCGCTCTATGCGCAAAATGAAGCCGGCTACAAAAGGCTGATGCTGCTGTCGTCCCGCGCCTATCTGGATGCGGCGGACGGCGTGCCGAAGCTGCACCGGGATCTGCTTCTGGACGAGACCGACGGGCTGATCCTGCTGACGGGCGGGGCCGAAGGCGAGGTCGCACGGCATTTGCTCAAGGGCCGGACAGCTGATGCCCGCACCGAGCTGTCGACCCTGGCGGCGGCCTATCCGGGGCGGTGCTATGTCGAGATCACGCGGCATGGCACGGACGACGAATATGCGACCGAGGACGGCCTCATCGACCTGGCCTATGAACTGGGGCTGCCTCTGGTAGCGACGCATGATGCGCGGTTCATGAAATCCTCCGATGCCAAGGCCCACGATGCCATGATGTGCATCTCGAATGGCCAGTATCTCGGACAGGAAGACCGCAAACGGGTGGACCCGTCGCAATACCTGAAGACAGCGGCCGAGATGGCGGACCTGTTTGCCGACCTGCCCGAAGCCATCCTGAACACAGCGGAGATCGCCCGGCGCTGCGCCGTGAAGGCCGAGACCCACAAGCCGATCCTGCCCAATTTCTCCAAGGAAGGCCGCTCGGAATCGGAGGAATTGCGCAAGCAGGCCGTGGAGGGGCTGGAGTATCGCCTGTCGGAAGCCGACAAGCTGTATGCGGATCGCGAGACCTATTTCGAACGGCTCGACTATGAATTGTCCATCATCGAGCGAATGGGGTTCCCCGGCTACTTCCTGATCGTTTCGGACTTCATCAAATGGGCCAAGGAAAACGGCATTCCGGTCGGGCCGGGCCGGGGCTCTGGCGCGGGCTCGCTTGTCGCCTGGGTGCTGCTGATCACCGATCTCGACCCCTTGCGGTTCGATCTGCTGTTCGAGCGCTTCCTGAATCCGGAACGCGTTTCCATGCCGGACTTCGACGTGGATTTCTGTCAGGAGCGGCGCGGTGAAGTCATCCGCTATGTGCGTGACAAATATGGGGCTGACTCTGTCGCCATGATCATCACGTTCGGCACGCTGCAGGCGAAGGCCGTCGTGCGCGATGTCGGCCGGGTGATGCAGATGCCCTACGGGCAGGTGGACCGGCTGGCCAAGCTGATCCCGTTCAATCCGGCAAATCCGCCCAAGCTGCAGGATGCCATCGACGACGAGCCGAAATTCCAGGACGAGATCGATGCGGATGAGCGCGTCGGCGAGTTGCTGGAAGTGGCCCTGTCGCTGGAGGGCAAATACCGCAATGCGGGCACGCACGCCGCCGGTGTCGTGATCGGCGACCGGCCGCTGGTCGAGCTGGTACCCCTGTACAATGATCCGCGTGCTGACCTTCCGGCGACGCAGTTCAACATGAAATATGCCGAGATGGCCGGACTGGTGAAGTTCGACTTCCTGGGCCTGAAGACGCTGACTGTCATTGACCGGGCGCTGAAGCTGATCCGGCGAGACGGGCGCGATGTCGGCCCGGAATGGCAGAGCCTGGATGATCAGGCGACCTATGACCTGATGGCCAGTGGCGAGACGCTGGGCGTGTTCCAGCTGGAAGGCGCCGGCATGCGCGACACGCTGAAGAAAGTGCGCCCGCACAATCTGGAAGACGTGATCGCCATCATCTCGCTCTACCGGCCCGGCCCGATGGAGAACATTCCGGTCTATGTGCAAGGCAAGGAAGACCCGTCCTCGGTCGTCTATCAGCATCCGGACCTGAAACCCGTCCTCGAAGCCACCTATGGCGTGCCTGTGTACCAGGAGCAGGTCATGCGGATGGCGCAGGAAATCGCCGGCTACTCGCTTGGCGAAGCCGACCTGCTGCGCCGCGCCATGGGCAAGAAGAAGGTCGAGGAGATGATCGCGCAGCGCAAGCGCTTCGTCGAAGGTGCGGCCGAGCTGAAAGGCATGGAGGAAAAGCTCGCCAACGACATCTTCGATACGATGGAAAAGTTTGCGGGATACGGGTTCAACAAATCCCACGCGGCGGCCTATGCCCTGATCGGATACCATACGGGCTATCTGAAGCGGCACTTCCCGGTCGAGTTCCTGGCGGCGTCGATGAGTCTTGATATCGGCAATACCGACAAGCTGGCCGCCTTTTTCCAGGAAGCGAAGCGCCTGAAGATTCCAGTCCTCGCGCCGGACGTGAATGCCTCGACGGCGGATTTCGACGTGCGCGACGGCGCGGTGGTCTATGCGCTGGGTGCCCTGAAAGGCGTTGGCCTCGAAGCCATGAAACATGTAGTGGAAATCCGCGAGAAGGACGGCCCGTTTGCCGATCTCTACGAGTTTGCCGAACGCGTGGATCCGAAACATGTGAACAAGAAGGCGTTTGAATCGCTTGCCAAGTCCGGCGCGTTCGACTCGCTGGAAGCCAATCGCGCCCGGGTGCTTGAGGCGGCGCCGCTGCTGGCAAACCTGGCCGTCAGCGCGGCGCAGGACCGGCAGGGCGGGCAGGGCGGCCTGTTCGCCGAAGCCGAGCCGGCCTTGCGCCCGGTCCTGCCCAAGGTGAAGGCCTGGAACGGACAGCAGAAGCTGGACCAGGAATTCAAGTCGATCGGGTTCTATTTCTCCGGCCACCCGCTGGATGACGTTCTGGAAGGGCTCGACCGGGACCGTGTGACGCTGGCAATGGAAGTGGAAGAGCGCGCCTCCGACGGCAAGCCGCTGGAAATGATCGGCATGGTCCGCGCCAGAAGCGACAAGCCCGCACGCAATGGCGGGAAATTTGCCTTCCTGACCCTGTCCGATCCATCGGGTGAAGTGGAAATGATGGTGTTCCCGGAGACGCTGTCGCAGAATTACGATCTCCTGCAGGTCGGCAATGCGGTTGCGATCACGGTGGGCGTAAAGCGCAATGCCGAGGAAATCCGGTTGAATGCCGAGCGCGTCCTGAAGCTGGAATCGGCCCGCCTGTCGAAGGCGATGGGCGCGCTCAAGATCCGTTTGGCAGTGGGGGCGCACGTCTCGGACCTGGCGGGCGTGGTGGGTCACCTCGCCAAGCTGCAGGATCTGGAAAAAGGCGAGCTTTTGATCGAGATGCCGCTGGATGACGGGCGCGTGGTGACGCTGAAGCTGCCGGCGACCTACACGATCGGCCTGAGTGCGCAGCGGGCGCTGAAGGAAGCGCCCGGCGTCGAGCGGGTGGAGCCTTTAAAAGCGGCCTGA
- a CDS encoding ABC transporter ATP-binding protein produces MTQPVLELRDIDRFYKTAAGELHVLSGANLQLNAGELVGLVGPSGSGKSTLLHTAGLLERPESGKVMLDGIDCLALDDRGGTAIRRSKIGFVYQFHHLLPEFNAADNIAMPLMIAGVAQRAARDKAKQLLGEMGLDDRGHHQPAQMSGGEQQRVAIARALANDPRLVIADEPTGNLDPGTTERVFGTLIKMVRDEGAAVLVATHNLSLTRHMDRVLTLSDGKLVDYRPD; encoded by the coding sequence ATGACACAGCCGGTTCTCGAACTTCGCGATATTGATCGCTTCTACAAGACGGCGGCCGGCGAGTTGCACGTGCTGAGCGGAGCGAATTTGCAGCTGAATGCCGGCGAGCTTGTCGGCCTGGTCGGACCGTCCGGATCCGGCAAGTCGACCTTGCTGCATACAGCGGGACTGCTGGAGCGCCCGGAATCCGGGAAAGTGATGCTGGACGGGATCGATTGTCTGGCGCTGGATGATCGGGGCGGCACGGCGATCCGCCGCAGCAAGATCGGATTTGTCTATCAGTTCCACCACCTGCTGCCGGAATTCAACGCGGCGGACAATATCGCCATGCCGCTGATGATTGCGGGCGTGGCGCAGCGGGCCGCCCGGGACAAGGCGAAGCAATTGCTGGGGGAAATGGGCCTCGATGACCGGGGGCACCATCAGCCTGCGCAGATGTCGGGCGGTGAGCAACAGCGTGTGGCGATTGCGCGGGCGCTGGCCAATGATCCGCGTCTCGTGATTGCGGACGAGCCAACCGGCAATCTCGACCCCGGTACGACCGAGCGTGTGTTTGGCACGCTGATCAAGATGGTCCGGGATGAAGGGGCGGCCGTATTGGTGGCGACGCACAATCTGTCACTGACGCGCCATATGGACCGGGTTCTGACCCTGTCCGATGGCAAGCTGGTGGACTATCGTCCCGACTGA
- a CDS encoding ABC transporter permease, with amino-acid sequence MSELPAAAAPFGKLERTLAWRYLRAKREHGGASLISVISFVGIFFAVAALIITMSIMSGFRATLLDALLGGQPHVYGVVASYTEEEAEQIAETISLIDGVSSVSPYIEEYVLVTANGRKTGAAVRAIRQEDLATMPFLKDGGEAAIAAGFGEGRNGGNVIMMGAFLAAGREGLGVRPGDKVEIITSQTNAGPLGSTPRSKAYTVGDVFKTGSVELDRLYMFMPMEQAQILFQSKDRYQMLDIRLDDPNRTTEAMAAIADATGNALYTFDWKSQRAGYLNALQVERTMVRLLVMVIMAIATLNIIVGVVMLVKNKTRDIAILRTIGLGKGGVLRVFLLVGTILGTLGALLGMAVGILVVTNIGAVEAFINLFVPGEVFDAEVYGLEGLPAILDWGEVIRTGLYALGMSMLVSIIPAWWASRQDPVSALRFE; translated from the coding sequence ATGAGTGAGCTTCCTGCCGCCGCCGCGCCTTTCGGCAAGCTGGAGCGTACGCTCGCCTGGCGCTATCTGCGGGCCAAGAGAGAGCATGGCGGCGCCAGCCTGATCTCGGTGATCTCCTTTGTGGGCATCTTCTTTGCCGTTGCCGCCCTGATCATCACCATGTCGATCATGAGCGGGTTTCGGGCGACCCTTCTGGACGCGCTTCTCGGTGGCCAGCCGCATGTCTATGGGGTTGTCGCATCGTATACAGAAGAAGAGGCCGAGCAGATTGCCGAGACGATCAGCCTGATCGACGGTGTTTCCAGCGTGTCGCCCTATATCGAGGAATATGTCCTGGTGACAGCCAATGGCCGGAAGACCGGCGCCGCAGTGCGGGCCATCCGGCAGGAAGACCTGGCAACCATGCCGTTCCTCAAGGATGGGGGCGAGGCGGCGATCGCGGCCGGCTTCGGTGAAGGCCGCAATGGCGGCAATGTGATCATGATGGGAGCGTTCCTCGCAGCCGGCCGGGAGGGCCTCGGCGTGCGGCCGGGCGACAAGGTGGAAATCATCACCTCGCAGACCAATGCCGGGCCGCTTGGGTCCACGCCGCGCAGCAAGGCCTACACGGTCGGGGATGTCTTCAAGACCGGCAGCGTGGAACTGGACCGGCTGTACATGTTCATGCCGATGGAGCAGGCGCAGATCCTGTTCCAGTCGAAAGACCGGTACCAGATGCTCGACATCCGGCTTGATGACCCGAACCGGACGACAGAAGCCATGGCGGCCATTGCCGATGCGACCGGCAATGCGCTCTATACGTTCGACTGGAAGAGCCAGCGCGCCGGATATCTGAATGCGCTGCAGGTGGAGCGAACCATGGTTCGCCTGCTGGTCATGGTCATCATGGCGATTGCAACATTGAACATCATTGTCGGCGTGGTGATGCTGGTGAAGAACAAGACGCGGGATATCGCAATCCTCCGGACAATCGGTCTCGGCAAGGGGGGCGTGTTGAGGGTGTTCCTGCTGGTGGGAACCATTCTGGGAACACTTGGCGCCTTGCTCGGCATGGCGGTGGGCATTCTTGTCGTGACCAATATCGGCGCGGTCGAGGCCTTCATAAACCTGTTCGTTCCGGGCGAAGTGTTCGATGCGGAAGTCTATGGCCTTGAAGGCCTGCCGGCGATCCTGGACTGGGGCGAAGTGATCCGGACCGGTCTCTACGCGCTGGGCATGTCCATGCTTGTGTCCATCATTCCGGCCTGGTGGGCCTCCCGCCAGGACCCTGTCAGCGCCCTGAGGTTCGAGTAA
- the proS gene encoding proline--tRNA ligase, producing MRLSKYFLPVSKEAPSDAAIVSHQLMLRTGMVRQNGAGIYTWLPLGLRVLKKIEQIVREEMNRAGAVELLMPTLQQADLWRESGRYEAYGKEMLRITDRHDRDMLYGPTNEELVTDVFRSYVKSYKQLPLNLYHQQWKFRDEIRPRFGVMRGREFMMKDAYSFDLTAEAARHSYNRMFCAYLNTFDRLGLTAVPMRADTGPIGGELSHEFIILADTGESEVFCDRTLLDMPPPGLDLDFSADLTAEVEKRTQYYAATEEMHDEAAFADLPEDRKVSARGIEVGHIFYFGTKYSEPMNAVVQGPDGQMVPVEMGSYGIGVSRLVGGIIEACHDEHGIVWPESVSPFQVGIINMRVGDEACDEACDQAYAALELAGIDTLYDETEDRAGAKFARMDLIGLPWQIVVGPRGLKNGVVEVKNRKTGEKEEMPLADALARVRPA from the coding sequence ATGCGTCTGTCGAAGTATTTCCTTCCCGTTTCCAAGGAAGCGCCGTCCGATGCGGCGATCGTCTCTCACCAGCTGATGCTGCGCACGGGCATGGTTCGGCAGAACGGGGCGGGCATCTATACCTGGCTGCCGCTGGGCCTGCGTGTCCTGAAGAAGATCGAGCAGATCGTGCGCGAGGAGATGAACCGCGCCGGCGCTGTGGAACTCCTGATGCCGACGCTGCAGCAGGCCGACCTCTGGCGGGAGTCCGGCCGCTATGAAGCCTATGGCAAGGAAATGCTGCGGATCACCGACCGGCACGACCGCGACATGCTTTACGGGCCGACCAATGAGGAACTGGTCACGGATGTGTTCCGCTCCTACGTCAAAAGCTACAAGCAGCTGCCGCTGAACCTGTATCACCAGCAATGGAAGTTCCGGGACGAGATCCGTCCGCGCTTCGGCGTGATGCGGGGCCGCGAATTCATGATGAAGGATGCCTATTCCTTCGACCTGACGGCAGAGGCCGCGCGCCATTCCTACAACCGGATGTTCTGCGCCTATCTGAACACGTTTGACCGGCTGGGCCTGACCGCGGTGCCGATGCGCGCCGATACCGGACCAATTGGCGGTGAACTGAGCCATGAGTTCATCATCCTGGCGGACACCGGCGAAAGCGAGGTGTTCTGCGACCGGACCCTGCTGGACATGCCCCCGCCGGGGCTGGACCTCGACTTCTCTGCCGATCTGACGGCGGAAGTCGAAAAGCGGACGCAATATTATGCGGCGACCGAGGAGATGCATGATGAGGCTGCCTTTGCCGACCTTCCGGAGGACCGGAAAGTCTCGGCCCGCGGGATCGAAGTGGGGCACATCTTCTATTTCGGGACCAAGTATTCGGAGCCGATGAATGCGGTCGTGCAGGGACCGGACGGCCAGATGGTGCCGGTTGAAATGGGCAGCTATGGCATCGGCGTCTCGCGCCTGGTCGGCGGGATCATCGAGGCCTGCCATGACGAACACGGAATTGTGTGGCCGGAAAGCGTTTCGCCCTTCCAGGTCGGCATCATCAATATGCGGGTCGGCGATGAAGCCTGCGACGAGGCTTGCGACCAGGCCTATGCCGCCCTGGAACTGGCGGGCATCGATACGCTTTATGACGAGACCGAGGACCGGGCCGGAGCGAAGTTTGCGCGTATGGACCTGATCGGTCTGCCATGGCAGATCGTTGTGGGACCGCGCGGTCTGAAGAATGGGGTCGTGGAAGTGAAGAACCGGAAGACGGGGGAGAAAGAGGAAATGCCGCTCGCTGACGCCCTCGCCAGGGTTCGCCCCGCATGA
- a CDS encoding DUF1467 family protein has protein sequence MSIFGAGVVFTIAWWLSFFVVLPIGVQGQWEDESTTPGTEEAAPKHPMLAKKALWATGGATVLTVLTALLVPRLLAQ, from the coding sequence ATGTCGATCTTTGGCGCCGGAGTCGTGTTCACGATTGCCTGGTGGCTGTCCTTTTTCGTGGTGCTTCCCATTGGCGTGCAGGGCCAGTGGGAAGATGAATCCACGACACCGGGAACCGAGGAAGCGGCGCCGAAACATCCCATGCTGGCAAAGAAGGCGCTCTGGGCGACCGGCGGCGCAACCGTGCTGACCGTGCTGACGGCCCTGCTCGTGCCACGTTTGCTTGCGCAATAG
- the mce gene encoding methylmalonyl-CoA epimerase yields the protein MSEFKIGPLNHVGVAVPDIDAACETYRTLYGATDITTPFDMPEQGVKVCFVNLPNSQIELIEPLSAESPIANFIAKNPKGGQHHVCFEVEDIHQAVDEMNKRGATVLGKPRIGAHGTLIIFVHPKNSNGVLIELMETPKDAH from the coding sequence GTGTCAGAGTTCAAGATCGGCCCCCTGAATCATGTCGGCGTTGCCGTGCCGGATATCGACGCCGCCTGCGAAACCTATCGCACGCTATATGGTGCGACGGACATCACCACGCCGTTCGACATGCCGGAGCAGGGCGTGAAGGTCTGTTTCGTGAACCTGCCGAACAGCCAGATCGAACTGATCGAGCCGCTGAGTGCGGAGTCTCCCATCGCCAATTTCATCGCCAAGAACCCGAAGGGCGGACAGCATCATGTCTGTTTCGAGGTCGAGGACATTCATCAGGCCGTGGACGAGATGAACAAACGCGGCGCGACCGTGCTGGGCAAGCCGCGCATCGGCGCGCATGGCACGCTGATCATCTTCGTTCATCCGAAGAATTCGAACGGGGTGCTGATCGAACTGATGGAAACGCCGAAGGACGCGCACTGA
- a CDS encoding ribonuclease J, translating to MADTDGIEDELVFLPLGGCNEIGMNLNAYGYGPSHDRRWILADLGVTFGSLDTPGIDLICADPEYLIGEKIDAIFLTHAHEDHIGAVGLLYPRLQTNAPIYATPFTAELVRSKMVERGVDPAWLKPVSLGGTVTAGPFEVTYVTLTHSIPEPNALAIKTPLGTILHTGDWKIDPDPQIGSTTDVAGLTALGDAGVLAMVCDSTNVFEEGESGSEEGVKQGLIKLIAEQKQAVAVTTFASNVARVKSIIEAAEQAGRAVCLVGRSMHRITDAAKSVGILPSTLDFVDESDAAHIPAEHILYLCTGSQGEARAALSRMARRDHRHVTLNAGDTVIFSSRQIPGNEKEIFELQNSLAEQGVRVITPRMVPYPIHVSGHPCRDELRRMYGWVRPHVSVPVHGERRHIMEHAAFAKSLQVPHAVTPKNGSLVRLAPGEAEIVDVVPAGRLFLDGDRLVPEGAQGIDERRKLSFSGILFATLTLDEDGDVLDGPVVLAKGLSEPDGRIADESIEPLEIAAEDAIGRMKKRDRMDDDAVERTVGRALRKACLETFGHRPVIEVIVLRS from the coding sequence ATGGCAGATACGGACGGCATAGAGGACGAACTGGTTTTCCTTCCGCTTGGCGGATGCAACGAAATCGGGATGAACCTCAACGCCTATGGCTATGGCCCATCCCATGACCGGCGCTGGATCCTGGCGGATCTGGGGGTTACGTTCGGCTCGCTCGACACGCCGGGCATCGACCTGATCTGCGCTGACCCGGAATATCTCATCGGCGAGAAGATTGACGCGATCTTCCTGACGCATGCGCATGAGGATCATATCGGCGCAGTCGGCCTGTTGTATCCGCGGCTGCAGACCAATGCGCCGATCTATGCCACACCGTTCACGGCGGAGCTGGTGCGGTCGAAAATGGTCGAGCGCGGCGTGGATCCTGCCTGGCTGAAACCCGTCTCGCTGGGCGGCACCGTGACGGCGGGCCCCTTCGAGGTCACCTATGTGACGCTGACTCACTCCATTCCGGAGCCCAACGCACTGGCCATCAAGACGCCGCTGGGCACGATCCTGCACACAGGCGACTGGAAGATCGATCCGGACCCGCAGATCGGCTCGACCACGGATGTGGCAGGCCTGACGGCACTTGGCGATGCCGGCGTGCTGGCCATGGTGTGCGATTCCACGAACGTGTTCGAGGAAGGCGAGTCCGGATCTGAAGAAGGGGTCAAGCAGGGGCTGATCAAGCTGATCGCCGAGCAGAAGCAGGCTGTGGCCGTGACCACATTTGCTTCCAATGTCGCGCGGGTGAAATCGATCATTGAGGCGGCTGAACAGGCGGGCCGGGCGGTCTGTCTGGTCGGGCGCAGCATGCACCGGATCACGGATGCCGCAAAGTCTGTCGGGATCCTGCCATCGACGCTGGACTTCGTGGATGAGAGCGATGCCGCGCACATTCCGGCCGAACATATCCTGTACCTGTGTACCGGCAGTCAGGGCGAGGCGCGTGCCGCGCTGTCCCGCATGGCGCGCCGGGACCATCGCCATGTCACGCTGAATGCCGGCGATACGGTCATCTTCTCGTCCCGCCAGATCCCCGGAAACGAGAAAGAGATCTTCGAGCTTCAGAACTCGCTTGCGGAACAGGGTGTGCGGGTCATCACGCCGCGCATGGTGCCGTATCCGATCCATGTGTCCGGCCATCCCTGCCGCGACGAGCTGCGCCGCATGTATGGCTGGGTACGCCCCCATGTTTCCGTTCCGGTGCATGGCGAGCGGCGCCACATCATGGAGCATGCGGCCTTTGCGAAATCCCTTCAGGTGCCGCATGCGGTGACCCCGAAAAATGGCAGCCTGGTCAGGCTGGCTCCCGGCGAGGCGGAAATTGTGGATGTTGTGCCGGCGGGGCGCCTGTTCCTCGACGGGGACCGGCTGGTGCCGGAAGGCGCCCAGGGCATTGATGAACGCCGCAAGCTGTCTTTCTCAGGCATTCTGTTTGCCACCCTGACGCTGGACGAGGATGGCGACGTGCTGGATGGACCGGTCGTTCTGGCCAAGGGCCTGTCGGAACCGGATGGGCGCATTGCCGATGAAAGTATCGAACCGCTCGAAATCGCGGCCGAGGATGCAATTGGTCGCATGAAGAAACGCGACCGGATGGACGATGATGCGGTAGAGCGCACGGTCGGCCGCGCCCTGCGGAAGGCATGCCTTGAAACCTTTGGTCACCGCCCCGTTATAGAAGTGATCGTATTGAGGAGTTGA
- a CDS encoding type III pantothenate kinase, which yields MLLAIDVGNTNTVFGIHDGEAWVNQWRSATDPTKTADDHAAWLWRLADMHGVDLKRIKGCVISTVVPQAQFNFRNLARRYLEIEPMFIGDPSLKTGVPVRIHRPEQVGADRIVSALGAHMTYSGNLIVIDSGTATTFDVVAEDGGFEGGIISPGINLSMRALHDAAAQLPRIAIQKPPRVIGQDTISAMQSGVFWGYIDLIDGLVTRIKAEFGKPMKVVATGGVASLFEGASETIDYYDQDITIRGLLEIYRRNS from the coding sequence ATGCTTCTGGCAATCGACGTAGGCAACACGAATACAGTGTTCGGCATTCATGATGGCGAGGCATGGGTGAACCAGTGGCGCAGTGCGACCGACCCGACAAAGACCGCTGATGATCATGCGGCATGGCTGTGGCGTCTCGCGGACATGCATGGCGTTGATCTGAAACGTATCAAGGGGTGTGTGATTTCGACGGTCGTGCCGCAGGCACAGTTCAATTTCCGCAACCTCGCCCGGCGGTATCTCGAGATTGAGCCGATGTTCATTGGCGATCCGAGCCTGAAGACGGGCGTGCCGGTTCGTATTCACCGACCCGAACAGGTTGGAGCCGACCGGATCGTCAGCGCGCTCGGCGCCCATATGACGTATTCAGGCAATCTGATCGTGATCGACAGTGGCACAGCGACCACATTCGATGTCGTGGCCGAGGATGGCGGCTTTGAGGGTGGGATCATTTCACCAGGTATCAATCTGTCCATGCGGGCCCTTCATGACGCTGCAGCGCAATTGCCGCGGATTGCCATTCAGAAACCGCCGCGCGTGATCGGGCAGGACACGATCAGCGCCATGCAATCCGGCGTGTTCTGGGGCTATATCGACCTGATCGACGGCCTGGTCACCCGGATCAAGGCGGAATTCGGCAAGCCGATGAAAGTGGTCGCGACCGGCGGCGTTGCGTCACTGTTCGAAGGCGCCAGCGAGACCATAGATTATTATGATCAGGACATTACCATTCGGGGCCTGCTCGAAATTTACAGACGGAATTCTTGA
- a CDS encoding biotin--[acetyl-CoA-carboxylase] ligase: MSSTWPVYNLGVIDSTNTEARRRAKAGTFQDSWLVAEAQTAGRGRLQREWISPTGNLFSTALFHEPGGIRVAARIPFAAALAVSDVVSQLAPDAPVKLKWPNDARIDGAKVSGILIETGGQDDAFWVAAGIGINVTTAPDRAGQAATSLHQLRGDTVLSPADVLSALRAAFAVRLAHARNGFDRLRADWLKVAEGLGETVSVSRNGDPLIGVFEDMAEDGSLILRLPDGRREIVRAGDVSLIGSG; encoded by the coding sequence TTGAGTTCAACCTGGCCCGTCTACAATCTTGGCGTCATAGACAGCACGAACACCGAAGCCAGGCGGCGCGCGAAAGCGGGGACGTTCCAGGATAGCTGGCTGGTCGCAGAGGCCCAGACTGCCGGACGCGGACGCCTGCAGCGGGAATGGATCTCTCCGACGGGGAATTTGTTCTCGACGGCCCTGTTTCACGAGCCGGGCGGCATTCGCGTGGCAGCCCGTATTCCGTTTGCTGCTGCGCTGGCGGTTTCGGATGTGGTCAGCCAGTTGGCACCGGACGCTCCGGTCAAGCTGAAATGGCCAAATGACGCACGGATCGACGGCGCGAAGGTTTCCGGCATCCTCATCGAGACCGGCGGACAGGACGACGCTTTCTGGGTCGCTGCCGGGATCGGGATCAACGTCACGACCGCTCCCGATCGGGCCGGGCAGGCGGCCACATCGCTGCATCAATTGCGCGGGGATACGGTGCTTTCGCCGGCTGATGTGCTGTCGGCCTTGCGCGCGGCGTTCGCGGTTCGGCTTGCGCATGCGCGAAACGGTTTTGACCGGCTGCGGGCCGATTGGCTCAAAGTGGCGGAAGGCCTTGGCGAGACGGTATCGGTTTCGCGAAATGGCGATCCGCTGATAGGCGTATTCGAAGACATGGCCGAAGACGGATCCTTGATATTGAGGCTGCCGGATGGGCGCCGGGAAATCGTCCGGGCGGGTGATGTGAGCCTGATAGGGAGTGGCTGA